The proteins below come from a single Mya arenaria isolate MELC-2E11 chromosome 8, ASM2691426v1 genomic window:
- the LOC128243998 gene encoding protein GVQW3-like, which translates to MTPEDRLIKRAVIQFCVNLGKTPSQTLKLMNEASSETQVKRMLVYKWHKRFSEGRESICDDVRSGRPVSQTTVCDVEAVKNIVDADRRVTLYEICKMLDMSYGSVRRIMKDSLEMSRVSARWVPRLLTEDEMSKRVRESRRFLARY; encoded by the coding sequence atgacgccAGAAGACAGATTGATAAAACGGGCAGTGATACAGTTCTGTGTAAACCTAGGGAAAACTCCATcgcaaacacttaaactgatgaATGAAGCATCGAGTGAAACTCAAGTGAAGCGAATGCTCGTTTACAAGTGGCACAAGCGGTTCAGTGAGGGGCGGGAAAGCATTTGTGACGACGTGAGGTCTGGGCGACCGGTTTCACAAACTACGGTGTGTGACGTCGAGGCCGTGAAAAACATCGTTGACGCTGATCGTCGAGTCActctttatgaaatatgcaagatgTTGGACATGAGTTATGGGTCGGTACGGAGGATAATGAAAGACAGTTTGGAAATGAGTCGAGTGAGTGCGCGTTGGGTTCCACGGCTGCTGACAGAAGATGAGATGAGCAAAAGAGTACGGGAATCACGCCGATTCTTAGCTCGGTACTAA